From Mytilus edulis chromosome 8, xbMytEdul2.2, whole genome shotgun sequence, one genomic window encodes:
- the LOC139485437 gene encoding GRB2-associated-binding protein 1-like isoform X6, producing MTSWVRNLCSVCGLKPEDNSSDLPPQREEDNDTFTTIQNVPSSITKQPITQPTQGITHVPQSRDRKNSDRDYVPLTNCRTGTVSRKPPLLRPDSVDSVPDEIAPPPPVKRGQVIEDDVFHTQVYDMPPKAHDMNVTMPAPKICTSSESSSKDDSTLDVYDVPPPGHPPRHSPSTPRSSSSESHKADSAYSSQSVLTYDYPPSSEKNVVSDETYDYPPTNPHNLPKMDDVPPVRPPPPKSYLQQQEPYQNIPPNSKMLNEGIDSLDINKVVPMSTNLSANVPLSYDFPSNNASTQSAYDFPTSGQSGSSLLVIPPPGCGIDSHSYINAATRPVSHAHEDMYLAMDGLVPPAVADRTSSISDSGKSHDSYTLMSELNVYDHPPPQRPPRISKVIPKPCNGDAYTNIYKNERTRSFKKNNTINNPPFDFPSGRDPYAGKMSRSLQHSIPLPKNNNPHPDLTTSSEDEEDDRIADIDQSQNWNKVPPPMKSDKDELKYLELDLVDQPTSQPIHLTHAETGNNTPTEYREIDFVKTTALREVKKTVEGQRKHDEN from the exons ATGACATCGTGGGTACGAAACCTCTGTAGTGTTTGTGGTCTTAAGCCAGAGGACAACT cttCTGATTTACCACCCCAGAGAGAAGAGGACAATGATACATTCACCACAATTCAAAATGTGCCATCTTCTATTACTAAACAACCAATTACACAACCAACTCAAGGAATCACACATGTTCCGCAGAGTCGAGATCGAAAAAATTCTGACAGGGATTATGTTCCCTTGACTAATTGTAGAACTGGAACCGTATCAAGAAAACCACCTTTATTAAGGCCAGATAGTGTTGATAGTGTACCAGATGAAATAGCCCCACCACCACCTGTTAAAAGGGGCCAAGTGATTGAGGACGATGTGTTTCACACACAAGTGTATGATATGCCACCAAAGGCTCATGATATGAATGTGACTATGCCAGCTCCTAAAATATGTACATCTTCAGAGTCATCATCCAAAGATGATTCTACATTAGATGTGTATGATGTCCCACCCCCAGGTCACCCCCCTCGTCACAGTCCAAGTACCCCTCGTTCATCAAGTAGTGAAAGTCATAAGGCAGATTCAGCTTATTCTTCACAGTCAGTCCTTACATATGATTATCCTCCAAGTTCAGAAAAGAATGTTGTGAGTGATGAAACTTATGACTATCCTCCAACAAATCCTCATAACTTGCCAAAAATGGACGATGTACCTCCGGTAAGACCACCCCCGCCAAAGTCGTATCTGCAACAACAAGAACCATACCAAAATATTCCTCCAAATAGTAAAATGTTGAATGAAGGAATTGATAGTTTAGACATAAATAAAGTTGTTCCTATGTCAACAAACCTTAGTGCAAATGTTCCGTTATCTTACGATTTTCCGTCAAACAATGCTTCTACACAAAGTGCATATGATTTTCCGACGTCAGGACAGAGTGGTTCTAGTTTATTAGTGATTCCTCCACCTGGATGTGGTATTGATTCCCATAGTTACATTAACGCTGCAACACGACCTGTGTCACATGCACATGAGGATATGTATTTAGCAATGGATGGTCTTGTGCCACCTGCTGTAGCAGATAGGACATCTTCTATATCAGATAGTGGCAAGTCACATGACAGTTACACTCTAATGTCTGAGTTGAATGTATACGATCATCCTCCTCCTCAAAGGCCACCTAGGATTAGTAAAGTTATCCCTAAACCTTGCA atGGTGATGCCTACACAAACATCTACAAAAATGAGCGAACAcgaagctttaaaaaaaataacaccatTAATAATCCACCATTTGACTTTCCAAG tGGCCGAGATCCATATGCTGGTAAAATGTCTCGATCACTCCAACATAGCATACCTTTACCAAAAAATAATAATCCACATCCAGATTTAACTACAAGTTCAGAAGATGAGGAGGATGATCGCATAGCTGACATTGACCAG AGTCAAAATTGGAATAAAGTGCCCCCTCCTATGAAAAGTGATAAAGATGAACTGAAATATTTAGAACTGGACCTGGTGGACCAACCTACAAGTCAACCGATACATCTTACACATGCAGAGACGGGCAATAATACACCCACTGAATACAGAGAGATAGACTTTGTAAAGACTACAGCTCTCAGGGAAGTGAAAAAGACTGTGGAGGGACAAAGAAAACATGATGAAAATTGA